A genomic window from Anticarsia gemmatalis isolate Benzon Research Colony breed Stoneville strain chromosome 22, ilAntGemm2 primary, whole genome shotgun sequence includes:
- the LOC142982604 gene encoding NACHT domain- and WD repeat-containing protein 1 isoform X5, whose amino-acid sequence MGNSCSSGQAHKDKDNVSQHSEESNCCPRRSPSYRVTKPSVDATAESAAAPAHHLLEPSASVKSESKPQLKGPRPVGSSVSDSISLSSPVACTSPREDAEGPPMPASMQALPEEHRNCLLGKVPGLRQRRRRAMLIYVCAADSQDCCAEKGALQCGAAARLRVRARRRGWRVHVADLHWRSPLEQQRDHRFPVLCIAELARQSELGAVVPVLFLNSGLGTPLLPHTLECADFKAALEAADDDNDKALLNKWYSLDCSTTPPCYRLVRGAPARWRREMAKTLNVLVRTLPQEACDAYLTTVVEQEVQHTVLMSVEAARRCVWVCRAGGAQPEPADVADAAHHHELQRRLNNLQKDLKQHLSERNVIRASVRGRAAPGGEDEYTEGVSAALQERLDALLDALVADHDAPAGYHGIPTSVFDEVNEHLTFCQKAAQCTSNREITLNELKTYITGDSTVPLALIGGAGCGKATLVARAVTLAHSYQPDLAVIVRFVGLTPQSSSSHQLLKSIVDQCHVLLTGTVYRGRNDVWSLSAALPALLGGVGRARGALLCVVGADALRAARWLPERLPHNVKMIVTVTEEKDEPSSSAIMAVLSSEDGPKVVRAPPVGPEEAKAVLTACAATYSKTGAASPPEAAVKAVQKCTLPLYAKILAWQISLSAETFTEVSEPETTPELVICEDLEGQLTQILITTESALGADRVKTCLALLTASRRGLDDTEILDILAHDELFRSEETYLPWAPASLVWPQLAALLSPWLRWDSRGAARWRDAALASAAADRYLTDCDKAVRQILVEYYQGVWYTENDPKMAGRLVSQENMFSDEYYNTRKLDELPFQHYHIYKDEPETFAHQPYFTKLDWIHDKLAATDCCHFLEDIALVHLDPLPEHIEILKDFLETHSYALDYDHRQFYGLLRMTLEKRQRDGHQIKSPIVQGWMSEITEPPVPTFYPENEDFWKLLEVKEKREFSMGDGFDTKNYDLIVRFDSRGKFVATVSTEREEICVWDVTKCKMVRKMTGVTHPINLVPIDEYKCVVLCRRELRVYNLDQGTFLVALKGVMNQKMPYYGLHDPKHLVALSRNRMYVNLMNIETGDCVTTFKAGEDRFLNSLLVSGDGRVLVCGDETQKPFPLLVWSLTSRKLLYDLRIPHHDFITSKAAITYEGSYVCVVSRELDEPSPNFIVVYDLQSGTLFKKWKPGCDTVALAISSVDGCVVSGLADTRILVWDLVTGNCRLTLRGHVAAPSLLRLAKSGGVLMSTDDTCKDLSVRLWDLHTGKLIAVYTPPERITSCEVLLGGSVLALALENYKEILCVKLYGPTIESVATGKEVEYDDRGYGNEKLDGKTFDVKGLESS is encoded by the exons GTCAAACTGCTGCCCGCGCAGGTCACCCTCGTACCGGGTCACGAAGCCGTCAGTGGACGCCACGGCGGAGAGCGCGGCGGCGCCGGCTCATCACCTGCTGGAGCCGTCAGCCTCCGTCAAGTCTGAGAGTAAGCCGCAGTTGAAGGGACCAAGGCCGGTCGGATCTAGTGTTTCTG ATTCGATATCGCTGTCATCACCGGTAGCGTGCACGTCTCCGCGCGAGGATGCCGAGGGTCCGCCCATGCCGGCGTCCATGCAGGCGCTGCCCGAGGAGCACAGGAACTGTCTGCTGGGCAAGGTGCCTGGACTCAGGCAGCGCAGGCGTCGGGCTATGCTTATTTATGTCTGCGCTGCGGATTCACAAG ACTGTTGTGCGGAGAAGGGCGCGCTGCagtgcggcgcggcggcgcgacTGCGGGTACGCGCGCGACGTCGCGGCTGGCGCGTGCACGTGGCCGACCTGCACTGGCGCTCGCCGCTCGAGCAGCAGAGGGACCATCGCTTCCCTGTGCTGTGTATCGCGGAACTTGCTC GTCAGTCGGAGCTCGGCGCGGTGGTACCTGTACTGTTCTTGAACTCTGGGCTGGGCACTCCGCTGTTACCTCACACCCTGGAGTGCGCGGACTTCAAGGCCGCGCTGGAAGCGGCCGACGACGACAATGATAAAGCACTCTTGAATAAATg GTACAGCCTAGACTGCAGCACCACGCCGCCATGTTACCGGCTGGTCCGCGGCGCGCCGGCTCGCTGGCGCCGCGAGATGGCCAAGACGCTCAACGTGCTGGTCCGCACGCTGCCGCAGGAGGCCTGCGATGCCTATCTCACTACTGTTGTTGAACAG GAGGTGCAGCACACAGTACTGATGAGCGTggaggcggcgcggcgctgCGTGTGGGTGTgccgcgcgggcggcgcgcagCCCGAGCCCGCCGACGTCGCTGATGCGGCACATCATCACGAGCTGCAGCGACGACTTAACAACCTGCAGAAGGACCTCAAG CAACACCTGAGCGAGCGCAACGTGATCCGCGCGAGCGTGCGCGGGCGCGCGGCGCCGGGCGGCGAGGACGAGTACACGGAGGGCGTGAGCGCGGCGCTGCAGGAGCGCCTCGACGCGCTGCTCGACGCGCTCGTCGCCGACCACGACGCGCCCGCCGGATACCACGGGATACCTACCAG TGTGTTCGACGAGGTGAACGAGCACCTCACATTCTGTCAGAAGGCGGCGCAGTGCACCTCCAACAGAGAGATCACGCTCAATGAACTTAAGAC ATATATAACAGGCGACAGTACGGTCCCGCTGGCGTTGATCGGCGGCGCGGGCTGCGGCAAGGCCACGCTGGTAGCGAGAGCTGTCACTCTAGCGCACTCATACCAGCCAGACCTAGCTGTTATTGTCAG GTTCGTGGGCCTAACGCCGCAGTCGAGCAGTTCGCATCAGTTGCTCAAGTCCATCGTGGACCAGTGTCACGTGCTGTTGACCGGCACCGTGTATAGGGGACGCAAT GACGTGTGGTCGCTATCCGCCGCGCTGCCGGCGCTGCTGGGCGGCGTGGGTCGCGCTCGCGGCGCGCTGCTGTGCGTGGTGGGCGCCGACGCGCTGCGAGCCGCGCGCTGGCTGCCCGAGAGACTGCCGCATAATGTCAAGATGATCGTCACTGTCACTGAAG AAAAAGACGAGCCGTCGAGCTCAGCGATCATGGCAGTGCTATCATCAGAGGACGGGCCCAAGGTGGTCCGCGCGCCGCCCGTGGGCCCCGAGGAGGCCAAGGCCGTCCTCACGGCGTGTGCCGCCACCTACAGCAAGACCGGCGCAGCATCACCGCCTGAGGCCGCCGTGAAGGCCGTGCAGAAGTGCACCCTGCCGCTTTATGCTAAG ATCCTAGCGTGGCAGATCTCTCTCTCAGCGGAGACATTCACGGAAGTGTCGGAGCCAGAAACGACTCCCGAGCTGGTGATCTGCGAGGACCTGGAGGGACAGCTGACGCAGATCCTCATCACCACGGAGTCGGCGCTCGGCGCGGACCGAGTGAAGACCTGCCTCGCGCTGCTCACGGCTTCCAGGAGAGGACTCGATGATACTGAGATACTGGATATATTGGCACATGATGAACTGTTCAGGAGTGAGGAGACTTATT TACCGTGGGCGCCAGCATCTCTAGTATGGCCACAGCTAGCAGCGCTGCTGTCCCCATGGCTGCGCTGGGACTCGCGCGGGGCTGCTCGCTGGCGGGACGCGGCGCTCGCCAGCGCGGCCGCCGACCGGTACTTAACTGACTGCGATAAGGCTGTCAGGCAGATCCTTGTCGAGTATTATCAG GGTGTGTGGTACACAGAAAACGATCCCAAGATGGCGGGCCGTCTTGTTTCACAGGAGAATATGTTTTCTGATGAGTA CTACAACACTCGTAAACTCGACGAGCTTCCGTTCCAGCACTACCACATATACAAAGATGAGCCTGAGACCTTCGCCCACCAGCCATACTTCACCAAACTGGACTGGATCCACGACAAACTGGCCGCCACGGACTGCTGCCACTTCCTCGAAGACATAGCCCTAGTCCACCTCGACCCACTGCCCGAACACATAGAAATACTAAAAGACTTCCTCGAAACACATTCTTACGCTTTAGATTACGACCATCGCCAGTTTTATGGGCTACTCCGAATGACGCTAGAGAAGAGACAGCGCGATGGACATCAAATTAAAAGTCCTATCGTTCAAGGTTGGATGTCAGAGATTACGGAACCGCCTGTACCGACGTTTTATCCTGAGAATGAGGACTTTTGGAAGCTTCTAGAAGTGAAGGAAAAGAGGGAGTTTTCTATGGGAGACGGGTTTGATACGAAGAATTATGATCTAATCGTGAGATTTGATAGCAGGGGGAAGTTTGTGGCGACCGTGTCTACTGAACGAGAAGAGATTTGTGTGTGGGATGTTACGAA GTGTAAGATGGTCCGCAAGATGACAGGTGTGACGCATCCTATCAACTTGGTGCCCATCGACGAGTATAAGTGCGTGGTGCTGTGCCGCAGGGAGCTCAGGGTTTATAACCTCGACCAG GGCACGTTCCTAGTGGCGCTGAAGGGTGTGATGAACCAGAAGATGCCGTACTATGGCCTGCACGACCCTAAACACTTGGTCGCACTCTCCCGGAACAGGATGTATGTCAACCTCATGAATATTGAGACTG gtGACTGTGTCACAACGTTCAAAGCTGGTGAAGATAGATTCCTCAATTCATTGCTGGTTTCTGGCGACGGAAG GGTGTTAGTATGTGGAGACGAGACTCAGAAGCCGTTCCCGCTGCTGGTGTGGTCTCTGACGTCACGCAAGCTGCTGTATGACCTGCGCATCCCTCATCATGACTTCATCACCTCTAAGGCTGCTATTACTTATGAAG GTTCATACGTGTGCGTAGTATCCCGAGAGCTCGACGAGCCGAGTCCTAACTTCATCGTGGTGTACGACCTGCAGTCGGGCACGTTGTTCAAGAAGTGGAAGCCTGGCTGCGACACCGTGGCGCTGGCCATCAGCTCCGTTGACGGCTGTGTCGTGTCGGGACTTGCTGATACTAGGATATTGGTGTGGGACCTTGTTACTG GTAACTGTCGACTGACGCTACGGGGACACGTGGCAGCTCCTTCGCTCCTGCGGCTGGCGAAGTCCGGCGGAGTGCTCATGTCTACTGATGACACATGCAAGGACTTATCTGTGAGGCTCTGGGACTTACACACAG GCAAGCTCATAGCAGTATACACACCACCAGAGCGAATCACATCATGCGAGGTACTGCTAGGCGGATCAGTCCTCGCCCTTGCTCTAGAAAACTACAAGGAAATCCTCTGTGTTAAGCTCTATGGTCCGACCATAGAGTCGGTAGCCACTGGCAAGGAGGTCGAATATGATGACAGAGGTTATGGTAATGAAAAGTTAGATGGCAAGACGTTTGATGTGAAGGGACTGGAGAGCTCATAG
- the LOC142982604 gene encoding NACHT domain- and WD repeat-containing protein 1 isoform X3 → MGNSCSSGQAHKDKDNVSQHSEESNCHFRSNCCPRRSPSYRVTKPSVDATAESAAAPAHHLLEPSASVKSESKPQLKGPRPVGSSVSDSISLSSPVACTSPREDAEGPPMPASMQALPEEHRNCLLGKVPGLRQRRRRAMLIYVCAADSQDCCAEKGALQCGAAARLRVRARRRGWRVHVADLHWRSPLEQQRDHRFPVLCIAELARQSELGAVVPVLFLNSGLGTPLLPHTLECADFKAALEAADDDNDKALLNKWYSLDCSTTPPCYRLVRGAPARWRREMAKTLNVLVRTLPQEACDAYLTTVVEQEVQHTVLMSVEAARRCVWVCRAGGAQPEPADVADAAHHHELQRRLNNLQKDLKQHLSERNVIRASVRGRAAPGGEDEYTEGVSAALQERLDALLDALVADHDAPAGYHGIPTSVFDEVNEHLTFCQKAAQCTSNREITLNELKTYITGDSTVPLALIGGAGCGKATLVARAVTLAHSYQPDLAVIVRFVGLTPQSSSSHQLLKSIVDQCHVLLTGTVYRGRNDVWSLSAALPALLGGVGRARGALLCVVGADALRAARWLPERLPHNVKMIVTVTEEKDEPSSSAIMAVLSSEDGPKVVRAPPVGPEEAKAVLTACAATYSKTGAASPPEAAVKAVQKCTLPLYAKILAWQISLSAETFTEVSEPETTPELVICEDLEGQLTQILITTESALGADRVKTCLALLTASRRGLDDTEILDILAHDELFRSEETYLPWAPASLVWPQLAALLSPWLRWDSRGAARWRDAALASAAADRYLTDCDKAVRQILVEYYQGVWYTENDPKMAGRLVSQENMFSDEYYNTRKLDELPFQHYHIYKDEPETFAHQPYFTKLDWIHDKLAATDCCHFLEDIALVHLDPLPEHIEILKDFLETHSYALDYDHRQFYGLLRMTLEKRQRDGHQIKSPIVQGWMSEITEPPVPTFYPENEDFWKLLEVKEKREFSMGDGFDTKNYDLIVRFDSRGKFVATVSTEREEICVWDVTKCKMVRKMTGVTHPINLVPIDEYKCVVLCRRELRVYNLDQGTFLVALKGVMNQKMPYYGLHDPKHLVALSRNRMYVNLMNIETGDCVTTFKAGEDRFLNSLLVSGDGRVLVCGDETQKPFPLLVWSLTSRKLLYDLRIPHHDFITSKAAITYEGSYVCVVSRELDEPSPNFIVVYDLQSGTLFKKWKPGCDTVALAISSVDGCVVSGLADTRILVWDLVTGNCRLTLRGHVAAPSLLRLAKSGGVLMSTDDTCKDLSVRLWDLHTGKLIAVYTPPERITSCEVLLGGSVLALALENYKEILCVKLYGPTIESVATGKEVEYDDRGYGNEKLDGKTFDVKGLESS, encoded by the exons ATCCAACTGTCACTTTAGGTCAAACTGCTGCCCGCGCAGGTCACCCTCGTACCGGGTCACGAAGCCGTCAGTGGACGCCACGGCGGAGAGCGCGGCGGCGCCGGCTCATCACCTGCTGGAGCCGTCAGCCTCCGTCAAGTCTGAGAGTAAGCCGCAGTTGAAGGGACCAAGGCCGGTCGGATCTAGTGTTTCTG ATTCGATATCGCTGTCATCACCGGTAGCGTGCACGTCTCCGCGCGAGGATGCCGAGGGTCCGCCCATGCCGGCGTCCATGCAGGCGCTGCCCGAGGAGCACAGGAACTGTCTGCTGGGCAAGGTGCCTGGACTCAGGCAGCGCAGGCGTCGGGCTATGCTTATTTATGTCTGCGCTGCGGATTCACAAG ACTGTTGTGCGGAGAAGGGCGCGCTGCagtgcggcgcggcggcgcgacTGCGGGTACGCGCGCGACGTCGCGGCTGGCGCGTGCACGTGGCCGACCTGCACTGGCGCTCGCCGCTCGAGCAGCAGAGGGACCATCGCTTCCCTGTGCTGTGTATCGCGGAACTTGCTC GTCAGTCGGAGCTCGGCGCGGTGGTACCTGTACTGTTCTTGAACTCTGGGCTGGGCACTCCGCTGTTACCTCACACCCTGGAGTGCGCGGACTTCAAGGCCGCGCTGGAAGCGGCCGACGACGACAATGATAAAGCACTCTTGAATAAATg GTACAGCCTAGACTGCAGCACCACGCCGCCATGTTACCGGCTGGTCCGCGGCGCGCCGGCTCGCTGGCGCCGCGAGATGGCCAAGACGCTCAACGTGCTGGTCCGCACGCTGCCGCAGGAGGCCTGCGATGCCTATCTCACTACTGTTGTTGAACAG GAGGTGCAGCACACAGTACTGATGAGCGTggaggcggcgcggcgctgCGTGTGGGTGTgccgcgcgggcggcgcgcagCCCGAGCCCGCCGACGTCGCTGATGCGGCACATCATCACGAGCTGCAGCGACGACTTAACAACCTGCAGAAGGACCTCAAG CAACACCTGAGCGAGCGCAACGTGATCCGCGCGAGCGTGCGCGGGCGCGCGGCGCCGGGCGGCGAGGACGAGTACACGGAGGGCGTGAGCGCGGCGCTGCAGGAGCGCCTCGACGCGCTGCTCGACGCGCTCGTCGCCGACCACGACGCGCCCGCCGGATACCACGGGATACCTACCAG TGTGTTCGACGAGGTGAACGAGCACCTCACATTCTGTCAGAAGGCGGCGCAGTGCACCTCCAACAGAGAGATCACGCTCAATGAACTTAAGAC ATATATAACAGGCGACAGTACGGTCCCGCTGGCGTTGATCGGCGGCGCGGGCTGCGGCAAGGCCACGCTGGTAGCGAGAGCTGTCACTCTAGCGCACTCATACCAGCCAGACCTAGCTGTTATTGTCAG GTTCGTGGGCCTAACGCCGCAGTCGAGCAGTTCGCATCAGTTGCTCAAGTCCATCGTGGACCAGTGTCACGTGCTGTTGACCGGCACCGTGTATAGGGGACGCAAT GACGTGTGGTCGCTATCCGCCGCGCTGCCGGCGCTGCTGGGCGGCGTGGGTCGCGCTCGCGGCGCGCTGCTGTGCGTGGTGGGCGCCGACGCGCTGCGAGCCGCGCGCTGGCTGCCCGAGAGACTGCCGCATAATGTCAAGATGATCGTCACTGTCACTGAAG AAAAAGACGAGCCGTCGAGCTCAGCGATCATGGCAGTGCTATCATCAGAGGACGGGCCCAAGGTGGTCCGCGCGCCGCCCGTGGGCCCCGAGGAGGCCAAGGCCGTCCTCACGGCGTGTGCCGCCACCTACAGCAAGACCGGCGCAGCATCACCGCCTGAGGCCGCCGTGAAGGCCGTGCAGAAGTGCACCCTGCCGCTTTATGCTAAG ATCCTAGCGTGGCAGATCTCTCTCTCAGCGGAGACATTCACGGAAGTGTCGGAGCCAGAAACGACTCCCGAGCTGGTGATCTGCGAGGACCTGGAGGGACAGCTGACGCAGATCCTCATCACCACGGAGTCGGCGCTCGGCGCGGACCGAGTGAAGACCTGCCTCGCGCTGCTCACGGCTTCCAGGAGAGGACTCGATGATACTGAGATACTGGATATATTGGCACATGATGAACTGTTCAGGAGTGAGGAGACTTATT TACCGTGGGCGCCAGCATCTCTAGTATGGCCACAGCTAGCAGCGCTGCTGTCCCCATGGCTGCGCTGGGACTCGCGCGGGGCTGCTCGCTGGCGGGACGCGGCGCTCGCCAGCGCGGCCGCCGACCGGTACTTAACTGACTGCGATAAGGCTGTCAGGCAGATCCTTGTCGAGTATTATCAG GGTGTGTGGTACACAGAAAACGATCCCAAGATGGCGGGCCGTCTTGTTTCACAGGAGAATATGTTTTCTGATGAGTA CTACAACACTCGTAAACTCGACGAGCTTCCGTTCCAGCACTACCACATATACAAAGATGAGCCTGAGACCTTCGCCCACCAGCCATACTTCACCAAACTGGACTGGATCCACGACAAACTGGCCGCCACGGACTGCTGCCACTTCCTCGAAGACATAGCCCTAGTCCACCTCGACCCACTGCCCGAACACATAGAAATACTAAAAGACTTCCTCGAAACACATTCTTACGCTTTAGATTACGACCATCGCCAGTTTTATGGGCTACTCCGAATGACGCTAGAGAAGAGACAGCGCGATGGACATCAAATTAAAAGTCCTATCGTTCAAGGTTGGATGTCAGAGATTACGGAACCGCCTGTACCGACGTTTTATCCTGAGAATGAGGACTTTTGGAAGCTTCTAGAAGTGAAGGAAAAGAGGGAGTTTTCTATGGGAGACGGGTTTGATACGAAGAATTATGATCTAATCGTGAGATTTGATAGCAGGGGGAAGTTTGTGGCGACCGTGTCTACTGAACGAGAAGAGATTTGTGTGTGGGATGTTACGAA GTGTAAGATGGTCCGCAAGATGACAGGTGTGACGCATCCTATCAACTTGGTGCCCATCGACGAGTATAAGTGCGTGGTGCTGTGCCGCAGGGAGCTCAGGGTTTATAACCTCGACCAG GGCACGTTCCTAGTGGCGCTGAAGGGTGTGATGAACCAGAAGATGCCGTACTATGGCCTGCACGACCCTAAACACTTGGTCGCACTCTCCCGGAACAGGATGTATGTCAACCTCATGAATATTGAGACTG gtGACTGTGTCACAACGTTCAAAGCTGGTGAAGATAGATTCCTCAATTCATTGCTGGTTTCTGGCGACGGAAG GGTGTTAGTATGTGGAGACGAGACTCAGAAGCCGTTCCCGCTGCTGGTGTGGTCTCTGACGTCACGCAAGCTGCTGTATGACCTGCGCATCCCTCATCATGACTTCATCACCTCTAAGGCTGCTATTACTTATGAAG GTTCATACGTGTGCGTAGTATCCCGAGAGCTCGACGAGCCGAGTCCTAACTTCATCGTGGTGTACGACCTGCAGTCGGGCACGTTGTTCAAGAAGTGGAAGCCTGGCTGCGACACCGTGGCGCTGGCCATCAGCTCCGTTGACGGCTGTGTCGTGTCGGGACTTGCTGATACTAGGATATTGGTGTGGGACCTTGTTACTG GTAACTGTCGACTGACGCTACGGGGACACGTGGCAGCTCCTTCGCTCCTGCGGCTGGCGAAGTCCGGCGGAGTGCTCATGTCTACTGATGACACATGCAAGGACTTATCTGTGAGGCTCTGGGACTTACACACAG GCAAGCTCATAGCAGTATACACACCACCAGAGCGAATCACATCATGCGAGGTACTGCTAGGCGGATCAGTCCTCGCCCTTGCTCTAGAAAACTACAAGGAAATCCTCTGTGTTAAGCTCTATGGTCCGACCATAGAGTCGGTAGCCACTGGCAAGGAGGTCGAATATGATGACAGAGGTTATGGTAATGAAAAGTTAGATGGCAAGACGTTTGATGTGAAGGGACTGGAGAGCTCATAG